The Calditerrivibrio nitroreducens DSM 19672 genome window below encodes:
- the scpA gene encoding methylmalonyl-CoA mutase — protein sequence MAEFKKYSYSDWEDKAKKEIKSDSLDKLIWHTAEGFDVKPLYTAEDLKNLTFDIDTYPGLPPFVRGPMATMYAGKPWTVRQYAGFSTAEESNAFYKRNLAAGQQGLSVAFDLATHRGYDSDHPRVIGDVGKAGVAIDSVEDMKILFDGIPLDKVSVSMTMNGAVIPVMAFYIVAAEEQGVSQDKLSGTIQNDILKEFMVRNTYIYPPEPSMRIVADIIEYTSKYMPKFNSISISGYHIQEAGANSALELAFTLADGLEYVRTALSRGLDIDKFAPRLSFFFAIGMNFFMEIAKLRAARYLWAKLISQFNPKDPKSMALRTHCQTSGWSLTAQDPYNNVIRTTIEALAAVLGGTQSLHTNALDEALALPTDFSARIARNTQLIIQEETNICNVIDPLGGSYYVENLTNELIKEAEKIIAEVEALGGMTKAIETGMPKLKIEESAAKKQARIDSGLDVIVGVNKYKLEKEDPIDVLMIDNTAVRNRQIQKLNEIKGKRDNKAVKEALEKITEAARSNDKNLLEYAVNAARLRATLGEISDAMEAVFGRYKAEIRLQTGTYGNAYGKKDMIEEVRELVKEFEEVEGRRPRILMVKMGQDGHDRGVKVVATALADMGFDVDVGPMFQTPEEAAKMAIENDVHAVGVSTLAAGHNTLVPALVEELKKNDGDDIVVFVGGVIPPQDYEFLYKSGASAVFGPGTNIVESAKKILECIRDRKGR from the coding sequence ATGGCGGAATTTAAAAAATACAGCTATAGTGATTGGGAAGATAAAGCTAAAAAAGAGATAAAAAGTGATAGCCTTGATAAGTTAATATGGCATACTGCTGAAGGTTTTGATGTTAAACCTCTTTATACAGCAGAAGATCTTAAAAATTTAACATTTGATATCGACACGTATCCTGGTCTCCCACCCTTTGTAAGGGGGCCTATGGCTACTATGTATGCAGGTAAGCCTTGGACGGTGAGACAGTACGCAGGTTTCTCTACGGCAGAAGAGTCCAATGCCTTTTACAAAAGAAATCTTGCCGCCGGTCAGCAGGGGTTGTCTGTGGCATTTGACCTTGCGACCCATAGAGGTTACGACTCTGATCATCCAAGGGTAATTGGAGATGTGGGGAAAGCTGGTGTGGCCATTGACTCTGTGGAGGATATGAAAATCCTTTTTGATGGGATTCCTCTTGATAAAGTGTCTGTTTCTATGACGATGAATGGTGCTGTTATCCCTGTGATGGCTTTTTACATTGTTGCTGCGGAAGAGCAGGGGGTAAGCCAGGATAAATTGTCAGGTACCATCCAGAATGACATTTTAAAAGAGTTTATGGTAAGAAATACCTATATCTATCCCCCAGAGCCTTCTATGAGGATAGTGGCTGATATTATTGAATATACTAGTAAATATATGCCAAAGTTTAATTCTATCAGTATTAGCGGTTATCATATACAGGAAGCTGGGGCTAATAGCGCCCTTGAGCTTGCATTTACACTTGCGGATGGTCTTGAATATGTCAGAACAGCCCTTTCACGTGGGTTGGATATAGATAAGTTTGCCCCAAGATTATCATTTTTCTTTGCTATTGGAATGAATTTTTTTATGGAGATTGCTAAATTAAGAGCTGCAAGGTATCTGTGGGCAAAACTAATAAGTCAATTTAATCCTAAAGATCCAAAATCGATGGCGCTAAGAACGCATTGCCAGACGTCTGGTTGGAGTCTTACAGCTCAAGATCCTTACAATAATGTAATCAGGACAACTATTGAAGCTCTGGCTGCGGTTTTAGGTGGCACCCAATCATTACATACCAATGCCCTTGATGAGGCACTGGCATTACCAACTGACTTTTCTGCAAGGATAGCAAGAAATACTCAGCTGATTATTCAGGAAGAGACGAATATCTGCAATGTTATAGACCCCCTTGGTGGTTCCTATTATGTGGAAAATCTCACCAATGAGCTTATTAAGGAAGCTGAAAAGATAATTGCCGAAGTGGAAGCTCTGGGGGGAATGACCAAAGCCATTGAAACCGGAATGCCAAAACTTAAGATTGAAGAGTCTGCAGCTAAAAAACAGGCCCGCATAGATAGTGGTCTGGATGTAATTGTGGGTGTTAATAAGTACAAGCTGGAAAAAGAGGATCCAATAGATGTCCTTATGATTGACAATACAGCTGTGAGAAACAGGCAGATTCAAAAGTTAAATGAAATAAAAGGGAAAAGGGATAATAAAGCTGTAAAGGAAGCACTGGAAAAGATTACCGAAGCTGCCCGGTCAAATGATAAAAACCTGCTTGAATATGCTGTGAATGCAGCGCGACTCAGGGCTACACTTGGGGAGATATCTGATGCTATGGAAGCTGTTTTTGGTAGATACAAAGCTGAGATAAGGTTACAGACAGGAACGTATGGAAATGCATATGGGAAGAAGGATATGATAGAAGAGGTGAGGGAACTTGTAAAAGAGTTTGAAGAGGTGGAAGGTAGGCGTCCAAGGATTTTAATGGTTAAGATGGGGCAGGATGGCCACGATAGAGGGGTAAAAGTTGTGGCTACGGCTCTGGCCGATATGGGGTTTGATGTGGATGTTGGGCCTATGTTCCAGACACCTGAGGAAGCTGCCAAGATGGCAATAGAAAACGATGTTCATGCTGTGGGTGTATCTACCCTTGCGGCAGGTCATAATACACTTGTACCCGCCCTTGTGGAAGAGCTCAAGAAAAATGACGGTGATGATATTGTGGTATTTGTGGGTGGGGTAATTCCACCTCAGGATTACGAATTCCTCTACAAATCTGGAGCAAGTGCCGTATTTGGTCCTGGTACTAATATTGTTGAATCTGCCAAAAAGATTCTTGAATGTATTAGAGATAGAAAGGGTAGATGA
- the meaB gene encoding methylmalonyl Co-A mutase-associated GTPase MeaB — translation MNLEEMLSGVLSGKRRHLAKAITLIESKRSSDKHKGSELISRIMPYTGKSIRLGISGVPGAGKSTFIEAFGLYLTKIGHKVAVLAVDPTSQISGGSILGDKTRMEELSKNENAFIRPSPSGDSLGGVARKTREAMLLCEAAGYDIIIIETVGVGQSEITVSNMVDLFTLIQVPNTGDELQGMKRGIMEIADIILINKSEGENRSKAELAKKQIEYALHLTLDKNEIWYAPVILVSAITGEGIDEFWHKVNKYLELMMKSGKFDKKRGEQNISWMWSFIMDTIKDDLQSSKEVRELLSFYNDKVKSGEVNPTTAGAEILQCFYRSLN, via the coding sequence ATGAATTTAGAAGAGATGCTAAGCGGGGTGCTCTCTGGAAAAAGGAGGCACCTTGCCAAAGCTATTACTTTAATAGAAAGTAAAAGGAGTTCTGATAAGCATAAGGGATCAGAGTTGATATCCCGCATCATGCCTTATACCGGAAAATCTATCAGGCTTGGAATTAGTGGTGTTCCTGGTGCTGGTAAGAGTACTTTTATCGAAGCTTTTGGTCTGTATCTTACTAAAATTGGTCACAAAGTGGCTGTTCTTGCCGTTGACCCAACCTCCCAGATTTCTGGGGGGAGTATCCTCGGAGATAAGACAAGGATGGAGGAATTATCCAAGAATGAAAATGCATTCATTCGACCTTCCCCTTCCGGAGATTCTCTGGGAGGTGTTGCTCGTAAAACTAGGGAGGCTATGCTTTTATGCGAGGCAGCCGGGTATGATATTATAATTATTGAAACTGTTGGGGTGGGGCAATCAGAAATTACGGTATCCAATATGGTTGATTTATTTACCCTTATTCAGGTTCCCAACACAGGTGATGAACTGCAGGGGATGAAAAGGGGTATAATGGAGATTGCCGATATTATTTTGATAAATAAATCGGAAGGGGAAAATAGAAGTAAAGCTGAGCTTGCAAAAAAACAGATTGAATATGCTCTGCATCTCACACTTGATAAAAATGAGATATGGTATGCACCCGTAATATTGGTTAGTGCCATAACAGGTGAAGGGATCGATGAGTTTTGGCACAAAGTTAATAAATATTTAGAACTAATGATGAAATCTGGTAAATTTGATAAGAAAAGAGGGGAGCAGAATATCTCCTGGATGTGGTCTTTTATCATGGATACAATTAAAGATGATCTTCAGAGCTCCAAAGAAGTTAGAGAGCTTTTATCTTTTTACAATGATAAGGTAAAATCTGGAGAGGTCAATCCTACGACTGCTGGCGCAGAGATACTGCAATGTTTTTACCGTTCTCTTAATTGA
- the ahcY gene encoding adenosylhomocysteinase, whose translation MRCTMQDYKVKDISLWELGRKEIEIAEQEMPGLMAIRKKYAKEKPLKGARISGSLHMTIQTAVLIETLVDLGAEVRWSSCNIFSTQDHAAAAIAKAGVPVFAWKGETLEEYWWCIEQALTFPGGKGPNLIVDDGGDATLMVHLGYKAEKDPSSIEYNTDSEDERELLKRLKTILTTNPQKWQNTLKELYGVSEETTTGVHRLYQMKERGELLIPAINVNDSVTKSKFDNIYGCRESLLDGIKRAMDVMIAGKVAVVCGYGEVGKGSAQALRGQGARVIVTEIDPICALQAAMEGYQVTTVEDTLEIADIYVTATGNKDVITIEHMSKMKDQAIVCNIGHFDNEIQVAQLEAYPGIKKINIKPQVDKYIFPDGHSIYLLAEGRLVNLGCATGHPSFVMSASFSNQVLAQLDLWKNKEKYKPDVYILPKHLDEEVARLHLEKIGVKLTRLTEEQAKYIGVSVDGPYKPSHYRY comes from the coding sequence ATGAGGTGCACAATGCAGGATTACAAAGTAAAAGATATCTCTTTGTGGGAGCTCGGCAGAAAAGAGATAGAAATTGCCGAGCAGGAGATGCCAGGGTTAATGGCCATCAGGAAAAAATATGCAAAAGAGAAGCCCTTGAAAGGTGCAAGGATTTCAGGTTCACTTCATATGACCATTCAGACAGCTGTTTTAATAGAAACGTTGGTTGACCTGGGGGCAGAAGTAAGATGGTCAAGTTGCAACATATTCTCCACCCAGGATCATGCAGCTGCCGCTATAGCAAAAGCTGGTGTTCCGGTATTCGCCTGGAAAGGTGAAACTCTCGAAGAATACTGGTGGTGTATAGAGCAGGCTCTCACCTTCCCAGGAGGAAAAGGGCCTAACCTGATAGTGGACGATGGTGGTGATGCCACTTTGATGGTTCATTTAGGTTATAAAGCAGAAAAAGACCCCTCATCAATTGAATACAACACCGATAGTGAAGACGAAAGGGAACTTTTAAAAAGATTAAAAACAATCCTAACCACAAATCCCCAGAAATGGCAAAATACTTTAAAAGAGCTTTATGGAGTATCCGAAGAAACCACAACTGGGGTTCATAGGCTATATCAGATGAAAGAGAGAGGGGAACTCCTAATTCCAGCCATAAATGTCAATGACTCTGTTACCAAATCAAAGTTTGACAATATATACGGTTGCAGGGAATCACTTCTGGATGGTATCAAAAGGGCAATGGATGTGATGATTGCGGGTAAAGTTGCTGTTGTGTGTGGCTATGGCGAGGTTGGTAAAGGTTCCGCCCAGGCCTTGAGGGGACAGGGGGCAAGAGTAATAGTCACCGAGATTGATCCTATTTGTGCTCTTCAGGCTGCAATGGAAGGATACCAGGTAACCACAGTGGAAGATACTTTAGAGATAGCCGATATCTATGTAACCGCCACCGGCAACAAAGATGTCATTACGATAGAGCATATGTCAAAAATGAAGGATCAGGCAATTGTATGCAACATCGGTCATTTTGATAATGAAATTCAAGTGGCTCAGCTGGAAGCTTACCCCGGAATAAAAAAGATTAACATTAAACCTCAGGTTGATAAATACATCTTCCCTGATGGGCATTCCATATATCTTCTTGCGGAGGGTAGGCTTGTAAATTTGGGCTGTGCCACCGGACACCCATCCTTCGTAATGTCTGCATCCTTCAGCAATCAGGTGCTGGCTCAACTTGATCTCTGGAAAAACAAAGAGAAATACAAACCAGACGTATACATACTACCAAAACATCTGGATGAAGAGGTGGCAAGACTACATCTGGAAAAAATTGGGGTTAAACTCACAAGGCTTACAGAAGAGCAGGCAAAGTACATAGGAGTGAGTGTTGATGGGCCATACAAACCGTCCCATTATAGGTATTAA
- a CDS encoding TetR/AcrR family transcriptional regulator encodes MDIVNTKDKIVKAAYDCFSEKGYNATTTKEIAKTAGVSEVTLFRYFSTKSDIFKEMLKRYSFLPVLYEIKIESDGIDLQNTLKIIALKFYNTLLERKNFVKIMLSEINQYSEEIIDIYSSFIEELDSMLISILKAKSYDFKLKNLDLKITARGFIGMVYSFFLTNEIFLQKKVDDNELNDVIDAFVEIFLNGIKE; translated from the coding sequence ATGGATATAGTCAATACTAAAGATAAAATCGTAAAAGCAGCGTATGATTGTTTTTCCGAGAAAGGGTATAATGCGACAACTACTAAAGAGATTGCAAAAACTGCAGGGGTTTCAGAGGTGACCTTATTTAGATATTTTAGCACCAAGTCGGATATTTTTAAGGAGATGCTGAAAAGGTATTCATTTTTACCAGTTCTCTACGAGATAAAGATAGAGTCGGATGGAATCGATTTGCAGAATACGTTGAAAATTATAGCATTAAAATTTTACAACACACTTTTGGAAAGAAAAAATTTTGTTAAGATAATGTTGTCTGAAATTAACCAATATTCTGAAGAGATTATTGATATATATAGTAGTTTTATAGAGGAATTAGATTCTATGTTGATTAGTATACTTAAAGCAAAGAGCTATGATTTCAAACTTAAAAATCTCGATTTAAAAATTACAGCCAGGGGGTTTATAGGGATGGTATATTCATTTTTTCTAACGAATGAAATCTTTTTACAAAAAAAGGTAGATGATAATGAATTAAACGATGTCATAGATGCTTTTGTGGAGATATTTTTAAATGGAATAAAAGAATAA